Proteins from a single region of Geothrix sp. PMB-07:
- a CDS encoding DUF885 domain-containing protein, whose protein sequence is MTRRLLMLPALLALVAVPHVMAQPAEAQAAPAKAQEAPAKVPFSRLKADFIEAYWRQNPESAVGVGYYKYADRLPIPDAVERRRSLAFAAQWLLKFKEVDERALDVQERIDLRLIQSQLEAERWYTTTFKSHQWDPSNYNVAGTFGLLLGTEYAPLETRLRTVAKRLPKVAPYYAAAKTNLKGPTLEHTQLAILQNKGALGVFGEGFLKQVDGSQLPATEKAHLKEDAAKAKAAIQDYITHLEGVETKLKATGARSFRIGKDLFEQSFFHSIQADCTAEELYRRALAEKEKLHVRMAETARQLWPKYFGAEPMPTDRLELVGRMVEKLSQKHVTAEGFVAEVKRQIPLLESWVREHDLVELDPSKPLVVRETPEYMRGVAGASISAPGPYDPKANTYYNVTPLEGTDAQKESYLREYNEYILQVLNIHEAVPGHYVQLLHANKSPSLVKAIFGNGAMVEGWAVYSERMMLESGYGGDTPEMWLMYSKWNLRVVCNAILDYSVHVQGMTEEQAMKLLVREAFQQDTEAREKWHRAQVTSVQLSSYFAGYAAIYDLREQLKTRQGAAFNLKRFHEQFLGYGSAPVKFIRELMLPKP, encoded by the coding sequence ATGACCCGGCGCCTTCTGATGCTTCCTGCCCTTCTGGCCCTGGTGGCCGTTCCTCATGTCATGGCGCAGCCCGCCGAGGCCCAGGCGGCCCCCGCCAAGGCCCAGGAGGCTCCCGCCAAGGTTCCGTTCTCCCGCCTGAAGGCGGATTTCATCGAGGCTTATTGGCGCCAGAACCCGGAAAGCGCGGTGGGGGTCGGCTACTACAAATACGCGGATCGCCTGCCCATTCCCGATGCGGTGGAGCGTCGGCGGAGCCTGGCTTTCGCGGCCCAGTGGCTGCTGAAGTTCAAGGAGGTGGATGAGCGTGCCCTGGATGTGCAGGAACGCATTGACCTCCGGCTGATCCAAAGCCAGCTGGAGGCGGAACGCTGGTACACCACCACCTTCAAGAGCCATCAGTGGGATCCATCGAACTACAACGTGGCGGGCACCTTCGGACTGCTGCTGGGGACCGAATACGCCCCTCTGGAAACGCGCCTGCGAACCGTGGCCAAGCGCCTGCCCAAGGTTGCGCCTTACTACGCCGCCGCCAAGACGAACCTCAAAGGCCCCACGCTGGAGCATACGCAGCTGGCCATCCTTCAGAACAAGGGGGCCCTGGGCGTCTTCGGGGAGGGTTTCCTGAAGCAGGTGGACGGTTCACAGCTTCCGGCGACCGAAAAGGCGCACCTCAAGGAGGATGCGGCCAAGGCCAAGGCTGCGATCCAGGACTACATCACCCATCTGGAAGGGGTGGAAACGAAGCTGAAGGCAACGGGCGCCCGCTCGTTCCGCATCGGCAAGGATTTGTTCGAGCAGTCCTTCTTTCATTCCATCCAGGCGGATTGCACAGCGGAGGAGCTGTATCGCCGGGCTCTGGCGGAAAAGGAGAAGCTGCACGTTCGCATGGCCGAGACGGCCCGCCAGCTTTGGCCGAAATACTTCGGTGCTGAACCCATGCCGACCGACCGTTTGGAGCTCGTTGGCCGCATGGTGGAGAAGCTTTCCCAGAAGCATGTCACTGCCGAGGGTTTCGTGGCGGAGGTGAAGCGGCAGATCCCGCTGCTGGAAAGCTGGGTGCGTGAGCACGACCTGGTGGAGCTGGATCCCAGCAAGCCCTTGGTGGTGCGCGAAACGCCCGAGTACATGCGGGGCGTTGCGGGCGCCAGCATCAGCGCCCCCGGGCCCTATGATCCCAAGGCCAACACCTATTACAACGTGACGCCCCTGGAAGGCACCGATGCCCAGAAGGAGAGCTACCTCCGCGAGTACAACGAGTACATCCTCCAGGTGCTCAACATCCACGAGGCGGTGCCGGGCCACTATGTGCAGCTGCTGCACGCCAACAAATCCCCCAGCCTGGTCAAGGCCATCTTCGGCAACGGGGCCATGGTGGAGGGCTGGGCGGTCTACTCCGAGCGCATGATGCTGGAATCCGGCTACGGCGGTGACACACCGGAGATGTGGCTCATGTATTCCAAGTGGAACCTGCGCGTGGTCTGCAACGCCATTCTGGATTACAGCGTGCATGTGCAGGGCATGACCGAAGAACAGGCCATGAAGCTCCTGGTGCGTGAAGCCTTCCAGCAGGACACCGAGGCCCGGGAGAAGTGGCACCGGGCCCAGGTCACGTCTGTCCAGCTCTCCAGCTACTTCGCCGGCTATGCGGCCATTTATGATCTGCGCGAGCAGCTGAAAACCCGCCAGGGAGCTGCCTTCAACCTGAAGCGCTTCCACGAGCAGTTCCTGGGTTACGGCAGTGCCCCTGTGAAGTTCATCCGGGAACTCATGCTGCCCAAACCCTGA
- a CDS encoding PAS domain-containing protein yields the protein MADPGDPETSAVGQLWPWPEQAEVMRTVLDASTDPIFNILEDGTYRYVNAAFSGPFGKTPTDIIGKRIWDLFDRAEAEKRMSVVTRAFATGETIVFDVRVPTATGDRHYITSVRPILDAEARVSSVVCISKDITERKRIELEREKLIQDLQTALARVQTLSGLLPICAHCNKIRDEQGDWTRIESYISAHSRAEFSHSICPDCARGAFPEMNG from the coding sequence ATGGCCGATCCTGGAGATCCCGAGACCAGTGCCGTGGGCCAGCTTTGGCCCTGGCCCGAACAGGCCGAGGTGATGCGGACGGTGCTGGATGCCTCCACGGATCCCATCTTCAACATCCTGGAGGACGGCACCTACCGCTACGTCAACGCCGCCTTCTCGGGGCCCTTCGGGAAGACGCCGACGGACATCATCGGAAAGCGGATCTGGGATCTCTTTGATCGGGCTGAGGCCGAAAAGCGCATGAGCGTGGTCACCCGGGCCTTCGCTACCGGCGAGACCATCGTCTTCGACGTGCGCGTACCCACCGCGACGGGCGACCGCCACTACATCACCTCGGTACGCCCCATCCTCGATGCAGAGGCGCGGGTGAGTTCGGTGGTCTGCATCTCCAAGGACATCACCGAGCGGAAGCGGATCGAACTGGAGCGGGAAAAGCTCATCCAAGACCTGCAGACCGCTCTGGCACGGGTGCAGACCCTTTCAGGCCTGCTGCCCATCTGTGCCCATTGCAACAAGATCCGGGATGAGCAAGGCGATTGGACGCGCATCGAGTCCTACATCAGTGCTCACTCCCGCGCCGAATTCAGCCACAGCATCTGCCCCGACTGCGCCCGGGGGGCCTTCCCGGAAATGAACGGCTGA
- a CDS encoding M3 family metallopeptidase yields MRPLSVMTALMTLPMLAADPAQAANPFFAEWKTPFGVPPFQEIREDHFMPAFKEGMARQKAEVAVILGTQAAPTFENTILALELSGQFLDRVGSVFFNLTGAETNPKLQTVNREVMPLMSAHRDDLHLNAKLFQRVKAVWDGRGGLKLAPDQARLLENTYKAFVRAGAALTPEQQGRMRAINAEQSRLGVEFNDRVLKATKAFQLVVEAKDQAGLPAGDLAGLPEGVRLAAAAAARKAGLDGKWLFTLDGPSIWPFLEYAQDRELRKRLLTGYLERCNQGGDTDTNAIVSQVAALRAEKAQLLGYGTWADFVLEENMAKNAKGVYGLLDQIWKPALEVAKKERAELQAMMAKDLPGQKLEPWDWRYYAEKEKRAKYDFDEESVKPYFAIDAVRQGAFTLAGRLYGITFTEVKGLPVYQKDVRCFEVKEQDGRHLGLIYVDYHPRPGKRGGAWMSSYQSAWVKDGQRVDPVVVNVCNFTAPAGDRPALLTADEVRTLFHEFGHGLHGLFYKGRYRGTAGTPRDFVELPSQVMENWAMEPEVLNLYAKHYQTGEVIPEALVAKMKKAATFGQGFATVEYMAASLLDMDWHTLTSTKPQDTAAFEKASLAKWGLLAEIPPRYRSPYFSHIMGGYAAGYYSYIWSAVLDSDAFQAFKEKGNLFDPATAGRFRAEVLSKGGTADPAELYRRFRGRDPKVEPLLEKRGLK; encoded by the coding sequence ATGCGCCCGCTTTCTGTTATGACTGCCCTCATGACGCTGCCCATGCTCGCCGCCGATCCCGCGCAAGCCGCGAATCCGTTCTTCGCGGAATGGAAGACGCCCTTCGGCGTACCGCCCTTCCAGGAGATCCGGGAAGACCACTTCATGCCTGCCTTCAAGGAGGGCATGGCCCGGCAGAAGGCCGAGGTGGCCGTCATCCTCGGTACCCAGGCCGCGCCCACCTTTGAGAACACCATCCTGGCCCTGGAGCTGTCTGGCCAGTTCCTGGATCGGGTGGGTTCCGTGTTCTTCAACCTCACGGGGGCGGAAACCAATCCCAAGCTGCAGACGGTGAACCGCGAAGTGATGCCGCTGATGTCAGCCCACCGCGATGACCTCCACCTGAATGCGAAGCTCTTCCAGCGGGTGAAGGCGGTGTGGGACGGCCGCGGCGGGTTGAAGCTGGCGCCGGATCAGGCCCGGCTCCTGGAGAACACCTACAAGGCCTTCGTGCGGGCCGGTGCGGCCCTGACGCCTGAACAGCAGGGGCGCATGCGCGCCATCAACGCCGAGCAATCCCGCCTGGGTGTGGAGTTCAATGATCGCGTGCTCAAGGCCACCAAGGCCTTCCAGCTGGTGGTGGAGGCCAAGGACCAGGCGGGCCTGCCCGCAGGGGATCTGGCGGGCCTGCCCGAAGGGGTGCGCCTGGCCGCGGCGGCTGCTGCGCGGAAAGCCGGCCTGGACGGCAAGTGGCTGTTCACCTTGGATGGCCCCAGCATCTGGCCCTTCCTCGAGTACGCGCAGGACCGCGAGCTGCGGAAGCGCCTCCTCACGGGCTACCTGGAGCGCTGCAACCAGGGCGGTGATACCGATACCAATGCCATCGTGAGCCAGGTGGCGGCACTGCGGGCCGAGAAGGCCCAGCTGCTGGGCTACGGCACCTGGGCGGATTTCGTCCTCGAAGAGAACATGGCCAAGAATGCCAAGGGTGTCTACGGCCTGCTGGATCAGATCTGGAAGCCGGCGCTGGAAGTGGCCAAGAAGGAGCGCGCTGAACTGCAGGCCATGATGGCCAAGGACCTTCCAGGCCAGAAGCTGGAGCCCTGGGATTGGCGCTACTACGCGGAAAAGGAGAAGCGGGCCAAGTACGACTTCGACGAGGAATCGGTGAAGCCGTACTTCGCCATCGATGCCGTGAGGCAGGGCGCCTTCACCTTGGCGGGCCGACTCTACGGCATCACTTTCACGGAAGTGAAAGGCCTTCCCGTTTACCAGAAGGATGTCCGCTGCTTCGAGGTCAAGGAGCAGGACGGGCGGCACCTGGGGTTGATCTACGTGGACTACCATCCGCGGCCGGGCAAGCGCGGCGGCGCCTGGATGAGCAGCTACCAGTCCGCTTGGGTGAAGGACGGCCAGCGGGTGGATCCCGTGGTGGTGAACGTCTGCAACTTCACCGCGCCCGCCGGGGACCGGCCTGCGCTGCTCACGGCCGACGAGGTGCGCACGCTCTTCCACGAGTTCGGCCATGGGCTGCACGGCCTCTTCTACAAAGGGCGCTACCGGGGCACGGCGGGCACACCGCGGGATTTCGTGGAACTGCCCAGTCAGGTCATGGAGAACTGGGCCATGGAACCCGAGGTGCTGAATCTCTACGCCAAGCACTACCAGACTGGCGAGGTCATCCCTGAGGCCCTGGTGGCGAAGATGAAGAAGGCCGCCACCTTCGGCCAGGGCTTTGCCACGGTGGAATACATGGCCGCCTCGCTGCTGGACATGGACTGGCACACGCTGACCAGCACCAAGCCTCAAGACACCGCCGCCTTCGAGAAGGCCTCCCTGGCCAAGTGGGGCCTCCTGGCCGAGATTCCGCCCCGCTACCGCAGCCCCTACTTCAGCCACATCATGGGCGGCTACGCCGCGGGCTACTACAGCTACATCTGGAGTGCGGTCCTCGACAGCGATGCCTTCCAGGCCTTCAAGGAGAAGGGCAACCTCTTCGATCCGGCCACCGCGGGCAGGTTCCGGGCGGAGGTGCTCTCCAAGGGCGGCACGGCCGATCCCGCGGAGCTCTACCGGCGGTTCCGCGGGCGTGATCCAAAGGTGGAACCGCTGCTCGAGAAACGCGGGCTGAAGTAG
- a CDS encoding aminopeptidase P family protein: MRCLTAALSMVSLLGSLPGSMLLAQTPQAPMAHHGLRLPDAFFAGNRAALLAKAKAMGPGTLVVAKSMPTQPSSGDGEHPYRQDSDFYYLTGVEEEHAVALLDADKGTYTLLVQARDPRRETYTGTRLGVAGAKAKGADEAVEYPAAEKTLNEALQRAKRVVFINNFDDAFRLKVLDAVYPKGTVGWKVDYEKILVDGRPIVGEMRVIKQPMEVQMIQRAVDASIEGHLAAMRGSATFTNEGQVAAALEGTVRALGARFLSYQTIAGAGGNGCVLHYPFNDQPITPGSLILMDASGEIGFYTSDITRTWPANGTFTGEQRALYDIVLKAQEAGIQELRPGRPHGASMRAAARVISDGLVDLGLIQGDKEEAFKRGDWNKFLPHGVSHYLGLDVHDAGSYGPADTFHRHAGTRALAAGMVLTMEPGIYIPKGMEGVAAKWQGIGIRIEDVILVTANEPCNLSARLPRRAEDLEALVRGGAKRLK, translated from the coding sequence ATGCGCTGTCTGACCGCTGCCCTTTCCATGGTGTCGCTGCTTGGATCGCTACCTGGATCCATGCTTCTCGCCCAGACGCCGCAGGCACCCATGGCCCATCATGGCCTGCGCCTGCCCGACGCGTTCTTCGCGGGCAACCGGGCGGCGCTGCTGGCCAAGGCCAAGGCCATGGGGCCCGGCACCCTGGTGGTCGCCAAATCCATGCCCACCCAGCCCAGTTCCGGGGACGGCGAGCATCCCTACCGGCAGGATTCGGACTTCTACTACCTCACCGGGGTGGAGGAGGAACATGCCGTGGCCCTGCTGGACGCGGACAAGGGCACCTACACCCTGCTGGTGCAGGCCCGCGATCCCCGCCGCGAAACCTACACCGGGACACGGCTGGGCGTGGCCGGGGCCAAGGCCAAGGGTGCCGACGAGGCGGTGGAGTACCCCGCCGCCGAAAAAACGCTGAATGAAGCCCTGCAGCGGGCCAAGCGCGTGGTCTTCATCAACAACTTCGACGACGCCTTCCGCCTCAAGGTGCTGGATGCGGTCTATCCAAAGGGCACGGTGGGCTGGAAGGTCGATTACGAAAAGATCCTGGTGGATGGACGCCCCATCGTCGGGGAGATGCGGGTCATCAAGCAGCCCATGGAAGTGCAGATGATCCAGCGGGCGGTGGATGCCAGCATCGAGGGGCACCTTGCGGCCATGCGAGGCAGTGCCACTTTCACCAACGAGGGTCAGGTGGCGGCGGCTCTCGAAGGCACGGTGCGGGCGCTCGGGGCGCGGTTCCTCTCCTACCAGACCATCGCCGGGGCGGGTGGCAATGGCTGCGTGCTGCACTACCCCTTCAACGACCAGCCCATCACGCCGGGTTCGCTCATCCTCATGGATGCCAGCGGCGAAATTGGCTTCTACACCTCGGACATCACCCGCACCTGGCCCGCCAACGGCACCTTCACGGGGGAACAACGCGCCCTTTACGACATCGTGCTCAAGGCCCAGGAAGCCGGTATCCAGGAACTGCGCCCGGGCCGCCCCCACGGCGCCAGCATGCGCGCGGCGGCGCGGGTCATCAGCGATGGTCTGGTGGACCTGGGCCTCATCCAGGGCGACAAGGAGGAGGCCTTCAAGCGAGGGGACTGGAACAAGTTTCTGCCCCACGGGGTGAGCCACTACCTGGGCCTCGACGTGCATGATGCGGGCAGCTACGGGCCGGCGGACACCTTCCACCGGCATGCGGGCACCCGGGCCCTGGCGGCGGGCATGGTGCTCACCATGGAGCCTGGCATCTACATCCCGAAGGGGATGGAAGGCGTCGCGGCCAAGTGGCAGGGCATCGGCATCCGCATCGAGGATGTGATTCTCGTGACCGCCAATGAACCATGCAACCTGAGCGCCCGTCTGCCCCGGCGGGCAGAGGATCTGGAGGCCCTCGTTCGCGGTGGGGCCAAACGCCTCAAGTAA
- a CDS encoding HAD family hydrolase encodes MPVDDLDLRATKIRLLCTDIDGVLTTGALQYGAVPGNDKAFHVRDGAAIKWLQRSGIPVAFISGLASKATEHRAQDLGVEDCFAGHLAKKPVLDQLCAKYGLAYDQIAHLGDDLPDLPLLRRVGLACCPADAVPEVKAACHWVSDLPGGHGLLRAVAERILKAQGRWADIVASYEV; translated from the coding sequence ATGCCCGTGGACGACCTGGATTTGCGCGCCACCAAGATCCGCCTGTTGTGCACCGACATCGATGGCGTGCTCACCACGGGTGCCCTGCAGTACGGGGCCGTCCCGGGCAACGACAAGGCCTTCCACGTGCGGGATGGCGCGGCCATCAAGTGGCTGCAGCGGTCGGGCATCCCTGTGGCCTTCATCTCCGGCCTGGCCTCCAAGGCCACGGAGCACCGGGCCCAGGATCTGGGCGTGGAGGATTGTTTCGCCGGACATCTGGCCAAGAAGCCCGTGCTGGATCAGCTCTGCGCCAAGTACGGCCTGGCCTACGATCAGATCGCGCACCTGGGTGACGACCTGCCGGACCTGCCCTTGCTGCGCCGGGTGGGCTTGGCCTGCTGTCCCGCTGACGCCGTGCCGGAAGTGAAAGCCGCCTGCCACTGGGTGTCCGATCTTCCAGGCGGCCATGGCCTGCTGCGCGCTGTGGCCGAGCGCATCCTCAAGGCCCAGGGGCGCTGGGCCGACATCGTGGCCAGCTACGAGGTTTGA
- a CDS encoding helix-turn-helix transcriptional regulator encodes MNHQLSNPMIDEVSGLFSALGDASRLKILRSLLDSKIPLSQGGVAEAAGLSQANASKHLACLVRVGLVAREPEGNAVYFTPVMPLVGELCDLVCGHVSDRARSTYKALK; translated from the coding sequence GTGAATCACCAGCTCAGCAATCCCATGATCGACGAAGTGAGCGGCCTTTTCAGCGCGCTGGGGGACGCCTCTCGGCTGAAGATCCTGCGCTCGCTGCTGGATTCCAAGATTCCCCTTAGCCAGGGCGGGGTCGCCGAGGCGGCGGGTCTCTCCCAGGCCAATGCGTCCAAGCATCTGGCCTGCCTCGTGCGGGTGGGCCTGGTGGCGCGGGAGCCCGAGGGCAACGCCGTCTACTTCACCCCCGTGATGCCCCTGGTGGGCGAACTGTGCGACCTCGTGTGCGGCCACGTCAGTGACCGGGCGCGGAGCACCTACAAGGCTCTGAAATGA
- a CDS encoding TolC family protein gives MLLGVGLLAQEPLTVAEAIRRAWTDQAGLRAGQALVEAREVDAEALRDLRLPSLTLSANGVRTNEPMQAFGIKLNQARIASSDFNPTSLNHPDPISAFGGSFVVQQPLYAGGRISSARRAGAFMAQAEQASQERRKQETAQQVVEAYFGAQAAEQALLWAEETLAWVRGMEAFVDARVAQGLMLEAEAQRLKAAHAQVEAQRVEAQARVRNARSGLGLLTGKGPFQGGFATPLDLVLPEAVMGSNRADLVAASFQAQAAQEQAKAASGSLLPEVGLELGVGTLHQSWSDKGNWSWAAVGVKWRVFSAPDRSKAHAARAQARAAEETRTFKQQQAEHETRVARENMSAAEARVVAARQALAAAEESKRLREARHREGLTPLTEVLDAEAVRQGARALLLQSLYDLRTSRAALDLATGAPIEGVTP, from the coding sequence ATGTTGCTCGGTGTTGGCCTTCTGGCTCAGGAGCCGCTGACGGTGGCCGAGGCCATCCGCCGCGCATGGACGGACCAGGCGGGCCTCCGGGCCGGTCAGGCCCTGGTGGAGGCCCGCGAGGTCGATGCGGAGGCCCTCCGCGACCTCCGCTTGCCCAGCCTCACCCTGAGCGCCAACGGGGTGCGCACCAACGAGCCCATGCAGGCCTTCGGCATCAAGCTGAACCAGGCTCGCATCGCCTCCTCGGATTTCAATCCCACCTCCCTGAACCATCCCGATCCCATCAGCGCCTTTGGCGGCTCTTTCGTGGTGCAGCAGCCCCTTTACGCGGGTGGCCGCATCAGCTCGGCCCGCAGGGCTGGCGCCTTCATGGCGCAAGCTGAGCAGGCCAGCCAGGAACGCCGGAAGCAGGAGACTGCCCAGCAGGTGGTGGAGGCTTATTTCGGCGCTCAGGCGGCGGAGCAGGCTTTGCTCTGGGCGGAGGAAACCCTCGCCTGGGTGCGGGGCATGGAGGCCTTTGTCGATGCCCGCGTGGCCCAGGGCCTGATGCTGGAAGCGGAAGCCCAGCGCCTGAAGGCCGCCCATGCCCAGGTGGAGGCCCAGCGGGTCGAGGCTCAGGCCCGGGTGCGCAACGCCCGCTCCGGCTTGGGCCTGCTGACGGGGAAGGGGCCCTTTCAAGGCGGCTTCGCCACGCCACTGGATTTGGTGCTTCCCGAAGCGGTGATGGGTTCGAATCGCGCGGATCTTGTGGCCGCGAGCTTCCAGGCCCAAGCCGCCCAGGAGCAGGCCAAGGCCGCCTCGGGGAGTCTGCTGCCCGAGGTGGGGCTTGAGCTGGGCGTCGGCACGCTGCACCAGTCCTGGTCCGATAAGGGCAACTGGAGCTGGGCGGCGGTGGGCGTGAAGTGGCGGGTCTTTTCGGCACCGGACCGCTCCAAGGCCCATGCGGCCCGCGCCCAGGCTCGGGCGGCGGAAGAGACCAGGACCTTCAAACAGCAGCAAGCCGAGCACGAAACCCGTGTGGCCCGCGAAAACATGTCGGCTGCCGAAGCCCGAGTGGTGGCGGCCCGCCAAGCCCTGGCCGCGGCAGAAGAATCGAAGCGGCTCCGCGAGGCCCGGCACCGGGAAGGGCTGACGCCCCTGACGGAAGTGCTGGACGCCGAAGCCGTCCGCCAAGGCGCCCGCGCCCTCCTGCTGCAAAGCCTCTATGACCTGCGAACCAGCCGGGCGGCCCTGGATCTGGCCACCGGCGCCCCCATCGAAGGAGTGACACCATGA
- a CDS encoding efflux RND transporter periplasmic adaptor subunit — translation MMLNRKAAGVLALSTLLLGALACGRREYHSEIKDLPKVAVTLVAGSSSESGNWLAATLQATRTANLSTRVGTQVKRVLAQEGQRVAAGSLLLVLGDEDLQAQLRAAETGLATVEAQHRRMTALFAQKAATTAEVEQTQAQLAQAQAGVASLKANIAYTQIRAPFAGVVQARKVNEGDFVGPGMPLIELVGEGEQEWVATFSEAEGRLLKAGQKIRFESEGTAGEAQVTALSPGGDAFSHKGTLRARVLKPKDLRQGAFGRLLLSGAKSEDLMVPRSALVLRGELTGVFLAKEGRTELRWITLGEGSGNSLPVRSGLKAEDRVIDRPGSLQDGQPIDIKQGGVSHVH, via the coding sequence ATGATGTTGAATCGGAAGGCTGCGGGCGTCCTCGCCCTTTCCACGCTGTTGCTCGGAGCCCTCGCCTGCGGGCGCCGGGAGTACCACTCCGAGATCAAGGACCTGCCCAAGGTGGCCGTCACCCTGGTGGCGGGCAGCTCTTCAGAGAGCGGCAATTGGTTGGCCGCCACCCTGCAAGCCACTCGCACAGCGAACCTGTCGACCCGCGTGGGCACCCAGGTGAAGCGGGTGTTGGCGCAGGAGGGCCAGCGTGTGGCCGCGGGCAGCCTGCTGCTCGTGCTGGGCGATGAGGACCTGCAGGCTCAGCTCAGGGCTGCGGAAACCGGCCTGGCCACGGTGGAAGCCCAGCATCGACGCATGACGGCACTCTTCGCGCAGAAGGCCGCGACCACCGCCGAAGTGGAGCAGACCCAGGCCCAGCTGGCCCAGGCTCAGGCGGGCGTCGCCTCCCTCAAGGCCAACATCGCCTACACCCAGATCCGCGCGCCATTCGCAGGCGTGGTGCAGGCCCGCAAGGTCAACGAAGGTGACTTCGTGGGCCCCGGCATGCCCTTGATCGAACTGGTGGGTGAAGGCGAGCAGGAGTGGGTGGCTACCTTCTCTGAAGCTGAAGGGCGCTTGTTGAAGGCTGGCCAGAAGATCCGGTTTGAATCCGAAGGCACTGCCGGCGAGGCCCAGGTGACCGCGTTATCTCCCGGTGGCGACGCCTTCAGCCACAAGGGCACCCTACGCGCCCGGGTGCTGAAGCCCAAGGACCTGCGCCAGGGCGCCTTCGGCCGCCTTCTGCTGTCTGGCGCCAAATCAGAAGACCTGATGGTGCCCCGCAGCGCCCTGGTGCTGCGCGGCGAACTCACCGGCGTGTTCCTGGCCAAGGAAGGGCGGACAGAGTTGCGCTGGATCACCCTCGGCGAAGGAAGTGGCAACAGCCTGCCTGTGCGTTCGGGGCTGAAGGCCGAAGACCGCGTGATTGATCGGCCGGGAAGTCTCCAGGATGGCCAACCCATCGACATCAAGCAAGGTGGGGTGAGCCATGTCCACTGA